A section of the Bacillus sp. HSf4 genome encodes:
- a CDS encoding Phr family secreted Rap phosphatase inhibitor, with protein MKKWLLGLAIAGVVITGALQFAPHGDAEFAAGEFKTTENCWFG; from the coding sequence ATGAAGAAATGGCTTTTAGGCCTGGCGATTGCAGGCGTTGTCATCACTGGCGCTCTCCAATTTGCTCCGCATGGCGATGCCGAATTTGCAGCAGGTGAATTCAAAACAACTGAAAACTGCTGGTTCGGTTAA
- a CDS encoding AAA domain-containing protein: protein MEISTTIIKDHQDWTDRISDWKLVIHQENNELYIKVTLKTGGYQYWSLERCRIKPVRKITIGENEQVFLKQEIKQGIESIVVYGEKYAIVTFKNSKRSYIYHLKDVTKVKTGNERFKSYIDYFRYVAEEKDKTPNDIPPLKRQFEALNIRLDSALYAYFEKKSKVLGETHNIIFPFGLNLSQIQAIESAFSSQISVIEGPPGTGKTQTILNLIANIMMKGQTAAVVSNNNAAVSNVKEKLEKAGFSFLMASLGNKENQKQFFNQLSQVPEDINDWSIEPEKEAELLHNIIEDTALIKDLFHLQNRQAILKQQIKDLKTERVYYKEHMRTQERLDPKLLPFYSFDNSKILNFMVDEVMNSEKRMTFFKKMKYLLYYGLYDFKLMGDSLQKQKVLTELQYKFYNQKLIELESELEQVNKTLGTKNFKEINKRIQDHSVLYFKGKIHQAQKRDFLLHFDQKNYKRSSNFNIFKKRFPIVLSTAFSLMDSIPRGFLFDYLIIDEASQLELVPGILALSCAKNVIIVGDTKQLPHIPDQKISSGTMGIEPCFDYAKHSMLHSVLEVFKKTFLLLC from the coding sequence ATGGAGATATCCACAACAATAATTAAAGACCATCAAGATTGGACAGATCGAATATCAGATTGGAAATTGGTTATACATCAAGAGAATAATGAACTCTACATTAAAGTGACTTTAAAAACAGGAGGATATCAGTACTGGAGTTTAGAAAGGTGCAGAATCAAACCTGTCCGTAAAATAACAATCGGAGAAAACGAACAGGTTTTTTTAAAGCAAGAGATCAAACAGGGAATTGAAAGTATAGTAGTTTACGGTGAAAAGTATGCGATTGTGACTTTTAAAAATAGTAAACGATCTTATATTTATCATTTAAAAGATGTTACAAAGGTTAAAACTGGTAATGAACGATTTAAGAGCTATATAGATTATTTTAGATATGTGGCTGAAGAAAAAGATAAAACGCCAAATGATATTCCTCCTCTAAAACGTCAATTTGAAGCGTTAAATATCAGATTAGATAGCGCTCTTTATGCGTATTTTGAAAAAAAGAGCAAGGTTCTTGGAGAAACTCATAACATTATTTTTCCATTCGGTCTGAATTTAAGTCAAATTCAAGCAATAGAGTCTGCTTTTTCTTCGCAGATTAGTGTCATAGAAGGGCCGCCCGGAACAGGTAAAACACAAACGATCTTAAACCTTATTGCTAACATCATGATGAAAGGTCAAACAGCAGCCGTTGTTTCAAACAATAATGCAGCTGTTTCTAATGTGAAGGAAAAGTTGGAGAAAGCAGGTTTCAGTTTTCTTATGGCTTCCTTAGGAAACAAAGAAAATCAGAAACAATTCTTCAATCAGTTATCTCAAGTCCCCGAGGATATTAATGATTGGTCAATTGAACCAGAAAAGGAAGCTGAGCTATTACATAATATTATTGAAGATACAGCACTTATTAAAGATCTTTTTCATCTTCAAAACCGACAAGCTATTTTAAAACAACAGATAAAAGATCTTAAAACGGAAAGAGTGTACTACAAAGAACACATGAGAACACAAGAACGTTTAGACCCTAAACTGCTCCCGTTCTATAGCTTTGATAATTCAAAGATCTTAAATTTTATGGTGGATGAGGTGATGAATAGTGAGAAGAGAATGACATTTTTTAAAAAGATGAAATATTTACTTTATTATGGTTTATATGATTTCAAACTGATGGGAGATAGTTTGCAAAAGCAGAAAGTACTCACAGAACTACAGTATAAATTCTATAATCAAAAATTAATAGAACTTGAAAGTGAACTTGAGCAAGTGAATAAAACATTGGGGACAAAAAACTTTAAAGAAATCAATAAGCGAATTCAGGATCATTCTGTTTTATATTTTAAGGGTAAAATCCACCAAGCTCAAAAAAGAGATTTTTTGCTTCATTTTGATCAAAAAAATTATAAACGTTCATCAAATTTTAATATCTTCAAAAAGAGGTTTCCAATTGTATTAAGTACTGCTTTTTCTTTAATGGATTCAATTCCAAGAGGTTTTTTATTTGATTATTTAATCATTGACGAAGCATCCCAGTTAGAGCTGGTTCCAGGTATTCTTGCATTAAGCTGTGCTAAAAATGTGATCATTGTCGGAGATACAAAACAGCTCCCACATATTCCAGATCAAAAAATCTCTTCCGGAACGATGGGAATTGAACCTTGCTTTGACTATGCAAAACATAGTATGCTTCACTCGGTTTTAGAAGTATTTAAAAAAACATTCCTGTTACTTTGTTGA
- a CDS encoding diguanylate cyclase — translation MKISFTDLQKMFAYMTGLAAALSLFIYYVSAEQSEAVLIICISFAVIGAGIWLGPIYALAGTIVVLFVLGTLMMVLQASQAAVFPPEEGMKMLVVWGMALLLFSFFSGRIHDIAVELQHSVKRLQSEIKSFVAIDRVTGFDNKERMKLELSEEMKRAERYGNSFVFLLLQMHYFKEFKSLYGEKETDRLFQFVSSQIRSCVRETDKKFRPSEERFGIVLTHTPAEHMPAVLAKLKKQLDTYQLQNGKYITLTFHVCYLTYRKDLQTADQFLEELENEMMMNEL, via the coding sequence ATGAAAATATCATTCACTGATTTACAGAAAATGTTTGCCTACATGACTGGGCTTGCAGCGGCTCTTTCTCTGTTTATTTATTATGTCTCAGCCGAGCAGTCCGAAGCCGTTTTGATCATTTGTATTTCATTTGCCGTCATCGGAGCGGGAATATGGCTTGGACCGATTTACGCGCTGGCGGGAACCATCGTCGTTTTATTTGTTCTCGGAACCTTAATGATGGTTTTGCAAGCGAGCCAGGCCGCGGTTTTTCCGCCTGAAGAAGGCATGAAAATGCTCGTCGTCTGGGGAATGGCCCTCTTGCTCTTTTCCTTTTTCTCAGGAAGAATTCACGATATTGCAGTTGAACTTCAGCATTCAGTCAAACGACTTCAGTCTGAAATCAAAAGCTTTGTCGCGATTGACAGAGTGACGGGCTTTGATAATAAAGAGAGAATGAAGCTGGAGCTGTCAGAAGAAATGAAGCGCGCGGAGCGGTACGGTAATTCATTTGTTTTCTTGCTGCTGCAGATGCATTATTTCAAAGAGTTTAAATCCTTGTATGGAGAAAAAGAAACCGATCGGCTCTTTCAATTTGTCAGCAGCCAAATCAGATCCTGTGTACGGGAAACGGACAAAAAATTCCGTCCTTCTGAAGAACGATTCGGGATCGTTCTGACCCACACGCCGGCTGAACATATGCCCGCTGTCCTGGCAAAGCTGAAAAAACAACTGGACACGTACCAGCTGCAAAATGGCAAATATATCACCTTAACCTTTCACGTATGTTACTTAACATATCGCAAAGATTTGCAGACGGCGGATCAATTTTTAGAAGAACTGGAGAATGAGATGATGATGAATGAACTGTAA
- a CDS encoding lipoprotein YdaJ encodes MRYVLIGFILCALTIGLSIGFIQAGNKHSAEQDNESRQPAEHFIFHHLISDEGLMKTSLSDQPVYLSESLGLWMEFLVDKKDGTHFQEQYQHLTESFLMNSGLVTWKIENGQASGANALIDDLRIMLTLDQAADLWGNRKYKKTARQIGAALKTYNMNNGIFTDFYDSSSKAASKDITLSYIMPDALAVLKKNGTIDEETVERNVNILYTAPLKNGFLPKLYNTETKEYSYDNEINLIDQLYAAWHLQQGDQKAAVLADWIKQEFQANGKLYGRYWADTKKPAVQYESPSVYALTILFFINQDEDKAVVKALYEKMIEFEILDSSETYYGGYMSGDNTHSFDNLLPLLAERKLFDENIIH; translated from the coding sequence GTGAGGTATGTATTGATCGGTTTCATCTTATGCGCTTTAACCATTGGTCTTTCCATCGGCTTTATCCAAGCCGGAAACAAGCATAGCGCGGAGCAGGACAATGAATCGCGGCAGCCTGCCGAGCATTTCATTTTTCATCATTTAATAAGTGATGAGGGGCTTATGAAAACAAGTCTCTCGGATCAGCCTGTTTACTTATCCGAATCACTCGGCTTGTGGATGGAATTTTTAGTTGACAAAAAGGACGGAACTCATTTTCAAGAGCAATATCAGCACTTGACCGAATCGTTTCTCATGAACAGCGGCCTGGTGACATGGAAAATTGAAAATGGACAAGCGAGCGGGGCGAACGCCCTGATAGATGATCTCAGAATCATGCTGACCCTGGATCAGGCAGCCGATCTGTGGGGAAACCGGAAGTATAAGAAAACAGCACGACAAATCGGCGCTGCTTTAAAAACATACAACATGAACAACGGGATTTTTACCGATTTCTATGACTCTTCTTCCAAAGCGGCGTCAAAGGATATCACCCTTTCGTATATTATGCCTGATGCGTTAGCCGTATTGAAAAAGAATGGAACCATCGATGAAGAGACCGTAGAGCGGAATGTCAATATTCTTTATACCGCTCCTTTGAAAAACGGTTTTTTGCCGAAATTGTACAACACAGAGACAAAGGAATACAGCTATGACAACGAGATTAACCTCATCGATCAGCTGTATGCGGCATGGCATTTGCAGCAGGGGGATCAAAAAGCCGCTGTTTTGGCGGATTGGATCAAACAGGAGTTTCAAGCGAATGGAAAGCTGTATGGACGGTATTGGGCGGATACGAAAAAACCGGCCGTTCAATACGAGTCGCCATCCGTTTACGCTTTGACCATTTTGTTTTTCATAAATCAAGATGAAGACAAAGCCGTGGTCAAAGCGCTTTATGAAAAGATGATCGAGTTTGAAATTCTTGATTCGTCTGAAACGTATTATGGCGGATATATGAGCGGCGATAATACGCACTCTTTTGACAACCTGCTGCCTTTACTGGCGGAAAGGAAGCTTTTTGATGAAAATATCATTCACTGA
- a CDS encoding Rap family tetratricopeptide repeat protein, whose protein sequence is MAAKIAFEAVGNSLNQWYGLIRQNHIAEAAAMREEIKRTLETMEENQDVLLYFNLIDSRFKLLTERYEESGTLLQNMRKTPEEIGTDNMLQYYFYFFGGMYEFYQKNFTTAINFYKIAEQSLHKIPDEIEIAEFHYQLSIAYYEIRQNFFSINHAEKALESFLAIEHYEHRAASTQMIIAANKLDLFKYESAEALFQKAINMAADTKQLYAEALGYHNLGICYERQEKLDPALKAFASAFGILEQLHSKLSTLRTSYMLARVLFKKGLIEEATGWYKKAAGLAAELDEKTYKAKLLVIHSIYKEQDEALLDKGLDMLRSKNLWSDAADLAINAARYFKSKNCLNQAAKYFDEGIIAFDHIQTRKEELAP, encoded by the coding sequence GTGGCGGCAAAAATTGCATTCGAAGCAGTGGGAAACAGCTTAAATCAATGGTATGGGCTGATCAGGCAGAATCATATTGCCGAAGCGGCCGCGATGAGGGAAGAAATCAAAAGAACGCTGGAAACGATGGAAGAAAATCAGGATGTGCTTTTGTACTTCAATCTCATTGATTCGCGATTTAAGCTGTTGACTGAACGATACGAGGAATCCGGGACGCTTTTGCAAAACATGAGAAAAACACCGGAAGAAATCGGAACGGACAATATGCTCCAATACTATTTCTACTTTTTCGGCGGTATGTACGAGTTTTATCAAAAAAATTTCACCACTGCCATTAACTTTTACAAAATCGCCGAGCAGTCGCTCCACAAAATCCCTGATGAAATCGAAATAGCCGAATTTCACTATCAACTGTCCATTGCTTACTATGAAATCAGACAAAACTTCTTCTCGATCAATCACGCGGAAAAAGCGCTGGAAAGCTTTTTGGCGATTGAACATTACGAGCACAGGGCCGCCTCCACCCAAATGATCATCGCGGCGAACAAGCTGGATCTATTCAAGTATGAATCGGCTGAAGCGCTGTTTCAAAAAGCGATCAACATGGCGGCGGACACCAAGCAGCTGTATGCAGAGGCCCTTGGATATCATAACCTTGGAATCTGCTATGAAAGACAGGAAAAGCTTGATCCGGCCCTAAAAGCGTTCGCATCAGCCTTCGGCATCTTAGAACAGCTTCACTCCAAACTCTCCACACTCAGAACTTCCTACATGTTGGCAAGGGTTTTATTCAAAAAAGGTCTGATCGAAGAAGCAACAGGATGGTACAAAAAAGCGGCCGGCCTTGCAGCAGAGTTGGATGAAAAAACATATAAAGCCAAGCTTCTGGTGATTCATTCCATTTATAAAGAGCAAGACGAAGCACTGCTCGACAAAGGCTTGGATATGCTTAGAAGCAAGAATCTTTGGTCAGACGCGGCAGACCTGGCCATCAATGCGGCCAGATACTTCAAAAGCAAGAATTGTCTTAATCAAGCGGCAAAGTACTTTGACGAAGGCATTATTGCCTTCGACCACATTCAAACAAGAAAGGAGGAACTTGCCCCATGA
- a CDS encoding AAA domain-containing protein — protein sequence MIIKFCNERYYNGELIPLTKTDDKSEPSIVLIKTAKGNHMRFYGNGGRYNVREIESLQEEAIRDLTFSNDYQDIGFIAPYNGQINAANEYMKKKIIKNTVHKFQGRECDGIIFSTVLDKKASKKDIEFVDDAALINVAVSRAKKRFVLVSNVDIFKRSNKEISELIRYMEYYTEFSLYHESQVISVFDLLYKEFSEVLLDRERKLKDSDSKFKSERIIASLLRDIFDEEDKYKKFSFKREYRLKDLIRKTSHLSSEEQKFIQTSARCDFLIHYKMGNEPAGVIEVDGSAYHNRSNKEQLRRDSLKDSVLRKSDIPLLRLKTIESDENNKIKEFLNSILTNG from the coding sequence ATGATTATTAAGTTTTGTAACGAGCGGTATTATAATGGTGAGCTGATACCATTAACTAAAACTGATGATAAAAGTGAGCCATCAATTGTTCTTATTAAGACCGCTAAGGGGAATCATATGCGTTTTTATGGGAACGGAGGACGTTATAATGTACGTGAAATAGAGTCATTACAAGAAGAGGCAATAAGAGATTTGACTTTTTCAAACGATTATCAAGACATTGGTTTTATTGCGCCATACAATGGGCAAATCAATGCTGCAAATGAATATATGAAGAAAAAAATTATAAAAAACACCGTACATAAGTTTCAGGGGCGGGAATGTGACGGAATCATCTTTTCAACTGTTCTTGATAAAAAAGCCAGTAAAAAAGATATTGAATTTGTGGACGATGCTGCCTTAATCAATGTAGCTGTTTCTAGAGCAAAAAAGAGATTTGTTTTAGTTTCTAATGTTGATATTTTCAAAAGGAGCAATAAAGAAATTTCTGAGTTAATACGCTATATGGAATATTATACTGAGTTCAGTCTTTATCATGAGAGTCAAGTTATTTCAGTTTTTGATTTATTATACAAAGAGTTTTCTGAAGTCCTTCTTGATAGGGAAAGAAAGCTAAAGGACAGTGATTCTAAATTTAAATCTGAACGGATTATTGCCAGTCTGTTAAGGGACATATTTGACGAGGAAGATAAGTATAAAAAATTTAGTTTTAAAAGAGAGTATCGCTTGAAGGATTTGATCAGGAAGACATCCCATTTAAGTTCGGAAGAGCAAAAGTTTATACAAACTTCGGCACGCTGTGATTTCCTCATTCATTATAAAATGGGGAATGAACCTGCAGGAGTGATTGAAGTAGACGGTTCGGCATATCACAATAGATCGAATAAGGAGCAACTTAGACGAGATTCATTGAAGGATTCAGTTCTTAGAAAATCAGATATACCCCTCCTTAGATTAAAAACAATTGAGAGTGACGAAAATAATAAAATTAAAGAGTTTTTAAATTCAATTTTAACAAATGGCTAA
- a CDS encoding DUF2334 domain-containing protein codes for MNCKRSFLLYAAVLILSAVFYRPDAAAATQENGGILIIYSTLDGKESSEVKMLDLIAGHFSSRVTVKKDADVKQTDLAEKKHIIYYGQTKRKLNKQLVSQINACETPVIAIGFNAGQFSQFSGLSLTNEENVFQVRSTSENSAASLKSGLNVLGVSGLKGKALYTYTSDDGKAHPFVWETDKANVYIGLTNLLNNNLLLAKQLRQAFGIAAGNTLLYLRLEDISPMSDEKLLLQAGSYLHERNIPFILAVIPVYLNPKTGEKVYLSDKPKLVKALRKLQSMGGSVVVHGYTHAYRYDETGEGFEFWDAKADQPITSQNAEDDPSLLKKEADFPNEAAYNRYLKPFRENEETYTRQKLTHAIEDLTAEGLYPLAFEAPHYTMSEHGYQITSQYFSSIIGQVQLSDETWKTSGTGPFVTKPAMLHGMTLYPETLGYVDASDANPLGNIEDHISQMIDFEGGVAGAFYHPYLGMEYLPELVDQMEHIPNSEWLDLKKTKQTVQTDKVTIRTSGDGTIHVNSKVNAMEEFFDHHQQSPLEKALWILSSVVLLFVVMFFSYTLYLRATLKKRIFKERKSRG; via the coding sequence ATGAACTGTAAGCGAAGCTTTCTTCTATACGCAGCTGTACTCATACTCTCAGCCGTTTTTTATCGCCCGGACGCGGCGGCAGCGACGCAGGAGAATGGCGGAATTCTCATCATCTATTCGACCTTGGATGGAAAAGAATCGTCAGAAGTGAAAATGCTCGATCTGATCGCAGGTCATTTCTCGTCCCGTGTCACTGTCAAAAAAGATGCTGATGTAAAGCAAACGGATCTCGCAGAGAAAAAGCATATCATCTATTACGGCCAAACCAAAAGAAAGCTGAATAAGCAGCTTGTGTCACAGATCAATGCCTGCGAAACGCCCGTGATTGCGATCGGTTTTAACGCCGGGCAATTCAGCCAATTTTCCGGCCTTTCTTTAACAAACGAAGAAAATGTCTTCCAAGTCCGCAGCACGAGTGAAAACAGTGCGGCCTCATTGAAAAGCGGGCTCAATGTCCTCGGCGTATCAGGTTTGAAGGGGAAAGCATTGTATACATACACATCAGATGATGGGAAGGCACACCCTTTTGTATGGGAAACCGATAAGGCAAATGTGTATATCGGCTTAACCAACCTGTTAAACAACAACCTGCTCTTGGCCAAACAGCTCAGACAAGCATTCGGGATAGCGGCGGGGAACACACTCTTATATTTGCGGCTGGAAGACATCAGCCCGATGTCAGATGAAAAATTGCTGCTGCAGGCGGGTTCTTATCTGCATGAGAGAAACATCCCTTTTATCTTGGCTGTTATTCCGGTTTATTTGAACCCGAAAACAGGCGAAAAGGTCTATCTGTCTGACAAGCCGAAGCTGGTCAAAGCTTTGCGGAAGCTGCAAAGCATGGGAGGCAGTGTGGTTGTTCATGGATATACCCATGCCTACCGCTACGATGAAACCGGGGAAGGCTTCGAATTTTGGGATGCCAAGGCTGATCAGCCGATCACATCGCAAAATGCGGAGGATGACCCGTCCCTCTTAAAAAAAGAAGCGGATTTTCCGAATGAAGCGGCTTATAACCGTTATTTGAAGCCGTTCAGAGAAAATGAAGAGACCTATACGCGACAAAAGCTGACGCACGCTATTGAGGATTTAACCGCGGAAGGGCTGTACCCGCTGGCATTTGAAGCGCCGCATTACACGATGTCAGAGCATGGTTACCAGATCACTTCACAGTATTTCTCAAGCATCATCGGCCAGGTCCAGCTTAGTGATGAAACATGGAAAACCTCCGGTACGGGACCGTTTGTGACGAAGCCAGCCATGCTGCATGGAATGACGCTGTATCCTGAAACTCTGGGCTATGTCGATGCGTCAGATGCGAATCCGCTCGGCAATATCGAAGACCATATCTCGCAAATGATCGATTTTGAAGGCGGAGTAGCCGGAGCATTTTACCACCCCTATCTCGGCATGGAATATTTGCCCGAGCTGGTTGATCAAATGGAACACATTCCGAACAGCGAATGGCTTGATTTAAAGAAAACAAAGCAAACGGTTCAAACAGACAAAGTGACCATTCGCACGAGCGGAGACGGCACCATTCACGTCAATAGCAAGGTGAATGCCATGGAAGAGTTTTTCGACCATCATCAGCAAAGCCCGCTGGAAAAGGCGCTTTGGATTCTCTCAAGCGTCGTGCTCTTATTTGTCGTCATGTTTTTCAGCTACACCCTTTACTTGAGAGCCACATTAAAAAAACGCATCTTTAAGGAGAGAAAAAGCCGTGGGTAA
- a CDS encoding glycosyltransferase family 2 protein, which produces MGNVLFFISLSLIWVMLLYHMFLMQGGFRHYMTYELNIPKWKENLKDLPKVSVLIPAHNEEVVIRQTLKAMVNLYYPKDRLEIIVINDNSTDRTGDIVGEFSRQYDFIKMVVTKPPHAGKGKSSALNSGFAESNGDVICVYDADNTPEKMAVYYLVLGLMNDRKAGAVVGKFRVINAAKTLLTKFINIETICFQWMAQGGRWKWFKIATIPGTNFAIRRSIIEQLGGWDDNALAEDTELTIRVYNLGYHIRFFPAAVTWEQEPETWKVWWRQRTRWARGNQYVVLKFLAQFFKLKRKRIIFDLFYFFFTYFLFFFGVIMSNAIFVINLFYDLHLSVGFLSMILWILAFFLFMTEVMITLSIEKTEMNKQNVFIVFLMYFTYSQAWIVLVIYSLFVEIKHRLFKQEVKWYKTERYNQKKSG; this is translated from the coding sequence GTGGGTAATGTTCTGTTCTTTATCTCATTAAGCTTAATATGGGTGATGCTGCTGTACCACATGTTTCTGATGCAGGGCGGATTTCGCCACTACATGACCTACGAGCTGAACATCCCGAAGTGGAAAGAGAACTTGAAAGACCTTCCGAAGGTCAGCGTTCTGATTCCAGCCCACAATGAAGAAGTCGTGATTCGGCAGACGCTGAAAGCGATGGTCAACCTCTATTACCCGAAGGACCGGCTGGAGATCATCGTCATCAACGACAATTCGACCGACCGGACGGGTGACATCGTGGGTGAGTTTTCCAGACAATACGATTTCATTAAAATGGTGGTCACCAAACCGCCGCATGCGGGAAAAGGCAAATCCTCCGCGCTCAATTCCGGGTTTGCCGAATCGAACGGGGATGTCATTTGTGTATATGATGCTGACAACACACCGGAGAAAATGGCTGTTTACTACCTTGTTCTCGGTCTGATGAACGACCGGAAAGCGGGTGCCGTGGTGGGAAAATTCCGCGTCATCAATGCGGCGAAAACATTGCTGACAAAGTTTATTAACATTGAGACCATTTGCTTTCAATGGATGGCGCAGGGCGGAAGATGGAAATGGTTCAAAATCGCCACGATCCCTGGCACCAACTTTGCCATCCGCCGGAGCATTATCGAACAGCTCGGCGGATGGGATGATAATGCGCTGGCCGAAGATACCGAGCTGACGATCCGCGTATACAACCTCGGCTACCACATCCGTTTCTTTCCGGCCGCCGTTACATGGGAACAGGAGCCGGAAACGTGGAAGGTGTGGTGGCGCCAGCGGACAAGATGGGCGCGCGGCAATCAATATGTCGTCCTGAAGTTTTTAGCCCAGTTTTTCAAGCTGAAACGGAAGCGGATTATCTTTGACCTGTTTTATTTCTTCTTTACGTATTTTTTGTTTTTCTTCGGCGTGATCATGTCAAATGCGATTTTTGTTATCAATTTATTTTATGATCTGCATCTCTCGGTTGGTTTTTTGTCAATGATCCTGTGGATTTTGGCTTTCTTCCTCTTCATGACAGAAGTCATGATTACACTGAGCATTGAAAAAACAGAAATGAACAAGCAAAACGTTTTCATCGTTTTTCTGATGTACTTTACATACTCGCAGGCGTGGATCGTCCTTGTGATTTATTCTTTATTCGTAGAAATCAAGCACCGTCTGTTCAAGCAAGAAGTGAAATGGTACAAAACAGAGCGATATAATCAAAAGAAAAGCGGGTGA